The candidate division WOR-3 bacterium genome has a segment encoding these proteins:
- the map gene encoding type I methionyl aminopeptidase: MELKTRHEIEKMKIAGSILAKILSELSQSCVPGKTTSSIDALAFKLCEKYSAKPTFFGYRDYPGAICISVNDEVIHGLPGKRVLKEGDLIGLDMGVTYEGWIADSALTVIIPPFSKKMEKLRDTTQKALYAGIKAAKPGSKLFDISSAIFKIIKENGFSSVREFVGHGVGRNLHEEPSVPNFVPENNSGFRNIKILPGMTIAIEPMVNEGSHNVKVSGDNWTVTTADGKLSAHFEHTIAILKNEIHVLTKREDEKIDEIIKF; encoded by the coding sequence ATGGAATTGAAAACCAGACATGAAATTGAAAAAATGAAAATCGCCGGAAGTATTTTAGCGAAAATTTTATCCGAACTCTCCCAGAGCTGCGTCCCAGGCAAGACAACTTCGAGCATAGACGCATTAGCTTTCAAGCTCTGTGAGAAGTATTCCGCAAAGCCTACTTTCTTCGGCTACCGAGATTATCCCGGCGCGATATGCATTTCGGTAAACGACGAGGTAATTCACGGACTGCCAGGAAAAAGAGTTCTCAAAGAGGGGGATTTAATAGGCTTGGACATGGGCGTCACCTATGAAGGTTGGATAGCTGATTCAGCCCTGACAGTGATAATTCCACCCTTTTCAAAAAAAATGGAAAAGTTGAGAGACACAACTCAAAAAGCTCTCTACGCCGGAATTAAAGCGGCTAAACCCGGATCAAAGCTTTTTGACATCAGCTCTGCGATATTTAAGATCATAAAAGAAAACGGCTTTTCTTCCGTCAGAGAATTCGTGGGCCACGGAGTCGGCAGAAATCTGCACGAAGAACCGAGTGTTCCAAATTTCGTACCTGAAAACAATTCAGGTTTCAGAAACATCAAAATTCTACCCGGCATGACCATCGCCATAGAACCGATGGTCAACGAGGGCTCCCACAATGTAAAGGTTTCTGGGGACAACTGGACTGTGACTACAGCAGACGGAAAACTTTCGGCTCATTTTGAACATACTATAGCCATTCTTAAAAATGAGATTCACGTCCTGACGAAAAGAGAAGATGAAAAAATCGACGAAATAATAAAATTTTAA